In the Malus domestica chromosome 16, GDT2T_hap1 genome, one interval contains:
- the LOC114823020 gene encoding F-box/kelch-repeat protein At5g42360-like, whose protein sequence is MYSGRPSGEESLHQDVEALSVSKRLMRSVSQKLRKKNQRSVGDDDDDVRGISLRCLTLYGRGGGCRVGADTGDDFGDTSNTRRPSSASDDGKGYRPICGTEKSGVDCFLYGVRERFLKKHNRKDFELEESIRNSRMHIFLPDDILEMCLVRLPLTSLMTARLVCKKWKHLTTTTRFLQMRREGSHQNPWLFLFGAVKDGYCSGEIHALDVSLNQWHGVDAGILKGRFMFSVASVQDDIYVVGGCSSLNNFGRMDKSSFKTHKGVILFSPLTKSWRNVAPMKYARSMPILGVSEVTSDFSTSQSYQSRQDRRIPRSRVGGVSEVYEDPHRLSLRRQHGCSGDDNESSVLPNRKSYKFLKQKSDHSSMKGCRRVVLIAVGGLGSWDEPLDSGEIYDSVSKKWTEIQGLPVDFGFACSGVICNGMFYVYSETDKLAGYDIERGFWIGIQTTPFPPRVHEYYPQLVSCNGRLFMLSVFWCEGDGQIGRRNKAVRKVWELDLMYHNWTEVSVHPDAPMDWNAAFVADGNVIFGIEMFKIFGQVLDFFTACDVSDMGMKWSHVSRNFVTRELDASSCLSKSMAVLHL, encoded by the coding sequence ATGTACTCTGGGAGACCATCTGGTGAAGAATCTCTTCATCaagatgttgaagctttgagtgTGTCAAAGCGTCTCATGAGAAGTGTTAGccagaagttgaggaagaagaatcaGAGATCTGTAGgagatgacgatgatgatgtGAGGGGAATATCTTTGAGATGTCTTACTCTGTATGGTAGGGGTGGAGGTTGCAGAGTAGGTGCTGACACAGGTGATGATTTTGGGGATACCAGTAACACGAGGAGGCCTTCCAGTGCCAGCGATGATGGCAAAGGATACAGACCAATATGTGGTACCGAGAAATCTGGAGTTGATTGCTTCTTATATGGGGTGAGGGAGAGATTTTTGAAGAAACATAACAGAAAGGATTTTGAGCTTGAAGAATCAATAAGAAATAGCAGGATGCACATTTTTCTTCCAGATGACATACTGGAAATGTGCTTGGTGAGGCTCCCACTAACCAGTCTCATGACTGCACGCCTCGTGTGCAAGAAATGGAAACACTTGACTACTACTACTCGTTTCCTGCAGATGAGACGGGAAGGCTCACATCAAAACCCATGGTTGTTTCTTTTTGGTGCTGTTAAAGATGGTTATTGCTCTGGGGAGATACATGCATTGGATGTGTCTCTAAACCAATGGCATGGTGTAGATGCTGGCATTCTAAAGGGAAGGTTCATGTTTTCTGTTGCTAGTGTCCAGGATGATATTTACGTTGTTGGAGGTTGTTCTAGCTTGAACAACTTTGGGAGGATGGATAAGAGCTCATTTAAGACACACAAAGGGGTGATACTGTTTAGTCCCCTAACAAAATCTTGGCGCAATGTTGCTCCAATGAAGTATGCAAGATCAATGCCTATTTTAGGAGTTTCGGAGGTAACTTCAGATTTTTCCACCAGTCAAAGTTATCAAAGTCGCCAAGATAGACGTATTCCCAGATCACGGGTAGGTGGAGTGTCAGAGGTTTATGAAGATCCTCACAGGCTTTCTCTTAGGCGTCAACACGGATGTTCTGGTGACGACAATGAGTCTTCGGTGTTGCCCAATAGAAAGTCATATAaatttttgaaacaaaaaagtGATCACTCATCCATGAAGGGTTGTAGAAGGGTTGTGCTCATTGCTGTAGGTGGTCTTGGATCCTGGGATGAACCTTTGGATTCTGGAGAAATATATGATTCTGTTTCAAAGAAATGGACTGAAATTCAAGGGTTGCCTGTGGACTTTGGGTTTGCTTGTTCTGGGGTTATTTGTAATGGGATGTTTTATGTTTATTCTGAAACTGACAAGCTCGCAGGATATGACATAGAAAGGGGTTTCTGGATTGGAATCCAAACCACTCCTTTCCCACCCCGCGTTCATGAATATTACCCACAACTGGTATCTTGTAATGGCCGGCTCTTCATGCTTTCTGTCTTCTGGTGTGAAGGGGATGGTCAGATAGGCCGGAGAAACAAGGCCGTTAGAAAAGTATGGGAGCTGGATCTCATGTACCATAACTGGACCGAGGTCTCAGTACATCCTGATGCTCCAATGGACTGGAATGCTGCGTTTGTGGCAGACGGAAACGTGATATTTGGTATTGAGATGTTCAAAATATTTGGGCAAGTATTGGATTTTTTTACTGCATGTGACGTTTCTGATATGGGGATGAAGTGGAGTCATGTCTCAAGGAACTTTGTAACTCGCGAGCTGGATGCTTCTTCGTGCTTGTCCAAGTCAATGGCTGTGCTACATCTGTAA
- the LOC114819179 gene encoding glutamate dehydrogenase 1-like isoform X1: MNALVATNRNFKFATRLLGLDFKLEKSLLIPFREIKVECTMPKDDGSLASFVGFRVQHDNARGPMKGGIRYHPGVDPDEVNALAQLMTWKTAVANIPYGGAKGGIGCNPGELSLSKLEQLTRVFTQKMHDLIGIHTDVPTPDMGIGPQTMAWILDEYSKFHGYSPAVVTRKPIARSLIMGGRIHFIAIFRFIFPTWKYLGKEKGKETRAKIKTK, from the exons ATGAATGCATTAGTGGCAACGAACAGAAACTTTAAGTTTGCTACTCGGCTTTTGGGATTGGACTTCAAGCTTGAGAAAAGTTTACTTATACCATTTAGGGAAATCAAG GTTGAGTGTACTATGCCAAAAGACGATGGCAGTTTGGCTTCATTTGTTGGCTTCAGGGTTCAACATGACAATGCTAGAGGCCCTATGAAGGGAGGAATCAGATATCACCCAGGG GTTGATCCAGATGAGGTGAATGCTTTGGCGCAGCTGATGACATGGAAGACGGCGGTAGCCAACATCCCATACGGGGGTGCCAAAGGGGGTATAGGATGTAATCCAGGGGAGTTGAGTCTTTCCAAACTTGAGCAACTCACCAGAGTTTTCACACAAAAGATGCACGATCTTATCGGAATCCACACCGATGTTCCAACACCAGATATGGGGATAGGTCCACAG ACCATGGCATGGATACTAGACGAATACTCAAAGTTTCATGGCTACTCACCTGCAGTAGTGACTAGAAAACCTATTGCAAG AAGCCTGATTATGGGAGGAAGAATACACTTCATTGCCATCTTTAG GTTTATATTTCCCACTTGGAAGTATCtgggaaaagaaaaggggaaggAAACAAGAGCCAAA ATCAAAACAAAGTGA
- the LOC114819179 gene encoding glutamate dehydrogenase 1-like isoform X2, producing the protein MNALVATNRNFKFATRLLGLDFKLEKSLLIPFREIKVECTMPKDDGSLASFVGFRVQHDNARGPMKGGIRYHPGVDPDEVNALAQLMTWKTAVANIPYGGAKGGIGCNPGELSLSKLEQLTRVFTQKMHDLIGIHTDVPTPDMGIGPQTMAWILDEYSKFHGYSPAVVTRKPIARSLIMGGRIHFIAIFRSKQSESF; encoded by the exons ATGAATGCATTAGTGGCAACGAACAGAAACTTTAAGTTTGCTACTCGGCTTTTGGGATTGGACTTCAAGCTTGAGAAAAGTTTACTTATACCATTTAGGGAAATCAAG GTTGAGTGTACTATGCCAAAAGACGATGGCAGTTTGGCTTCATTTGTTGGCTTCAGGGTTCAACATGACAATGCTAGAGGCCCTATGAAGGGAGGAATCAGATATCACCCAGGG GTTGATCCAGATGAGGTGAATGCTTTGGCGCAGCTGATGACATGGAAGACGGCGGTAGCCAACATCCCATACGGGGGTGCCAAAGGGGGTATAGGATGTAATCCAGGGGAGTTGAGTCTTTCCAAACTTGAGCAACTCACCAGAGTTTTCACACAAAAGATGCACGATCTTATCGGAATCCACACCGATGTTCCAACACCAGATATGGGGATAGGTCCACAG ACCATGGCATGGATACTAGACGAATACTCAAAGTTTCATGGCTACTCACCTGCAGTAGTGACTAGAAAACCTATTGCAAG AAGCCTGATTATGGGAGGAAGAATACACTTCATTGCCATCTTTAG ATCAAAACAAAGTGAAAGCTTTTGA
- the LOC114823019 gene encoding U-box domain-containing protein 44-like — protein MADSWHGNYDTGSQSDDSHKFERMHIEPIYDAFFCPLTKQVMRDPVTLENGQTFEREAIEKWFMECKETGRKLVCPLTLQELQSTELKPSIALRNTIEEWNARNEAAQLDMARKSLNLSSSESEVLFALKFVQQICQKSRSSKHVARNAGLIPMIVDMLKSSSRKVRCKALETLKTVVEEDSDNKEILADGDTVRTIVKFLSHEQSKEREEAVSLLYELSKSEALCEKIGSINGAILILVGMTSSKSDNILTVENADKTLENLEKYENNVRQMAENGRLQPLLTQIREGPPETQLSMSNFLGELVLDNDVKVLVAKSVGSALINIMRSGNMQSREAALKALNQISSCEASAKVLIEAGILPSLVKDLFTVGTNQLPMRLKEVAATILANVVSSDYDFDSILVGPDQQTLVSEDIVHNLLHLISNTGPAIESKLLQVLVGLTSSPSTVLSVVAAIKSSGAIISLVQFTEAPQKELRVASIKLLQNLSPHVGQELADALRGTVGQLGSLIKVISENISITEEQAAAIGLLAELPERDLGLARQMLDDGAFKLIHSRVVKIRQGGSKGGRFVTPFLEGLVRVLARVTLVLADEQDAVALCRELNLATLFIELVQANGLENVQMSSAAALENLSQESKNLTRLPELPTPGFCASVFPCFSKQPAINGLCRLHRGTCSLRESFCLLEGHAVEKLVALLDHTNEKVVEAALAALSTLLDDGVDIGQGVMVLCEAEGVKPILDVLLEKRTENLRRRAVWVVERLLRSDEIAYEVSGDPNVSTALVDAFQHGDYRTRQIAEHALKHVDRLPNFSGVFPNAG, from the exons ATGGCTGACAGTTGGCATGGAAACTATGATACTGGCAGTCAGTCAGATGACAGCCATAAGTTTGAGAGAATGCACATAGAGCCTATTTATGATGCATTTTTTTGTCCTTTAACGAAGCAAGTTATGCGTGATCCTGTTACCTTAGAAAACGGTCAAACATTTGAGCGAGAAGCAATTGAAAAGTGGTTTATGGAATGCAAGGAGACTGGAAGGAAGTTGGTCTGCCCACTGACACTACAAGAATTGCAAAGCACTGAGCTAAAGCCTAGCATAGCGCTGAGGAACACCATTGAAGAGTGGAATGCTAGAAATGAAGCTGCTCAGCTTGATATGGCTCGTAAGTCGTTGAATCTGAGCAGCTCAGAAAGTGAAGTTCTTTTCGCCTTGAAGTTTGTCCAGCAAATCTGCCAAAAAAGCAGATCAAGTAAGCACGTTGCACGCAATGCAGGGCTGATACCTATGATAGTTGACATGTTGAAGAGCAGCAGTCGTAAAGTAAGGTGTAAAGCCTTGGAAACCCTTAAAACAGTGGTGGAGGAGGATTCCGATAATAAG GAAATATTGGCTGATGGGGACACGGTACGAACTATAGTGAAGTTCTTGTCTCACGAGCAATCCAAAGAGAGGGAGGAAGCTGTATCTTTGCTGTATGAACTATCCAAATCTGAAGCCTTATGTGAGAAGATTGGTTCAATTAATGGAGCGATTCTTATTTTGGTTGGAATGACAAGCAGCAAATCAGATAACATTTTGACTGTTGAGAACGCTGACAAAACACTGGAGAATCTAGAGAAGTATGAGAACAATGTGAGACAGATGGCTGAAAATGGTAGACTGCAGCCTCTTCTGACACAAATTCGTGAAG GCCCTCCAGAAACCCaactttcaatgtctaatttccTTGGTGAGTTAGTTTTGGACAACGATGTAAAGGTCCTAGTGGCTAAAAGTGTTGGTTCAGCTTTGATCAATATCATGAGAAGTGGTAATATGCAGTCAAGAGAAGCAGCTTTGAAAgctctcaaccaaatttcatctTGTGAGGCGAGTGCCAAGGTACTGATAGAAGCAGGAATACTTCCGTCTCTGGTCAAAGATCTCTTTACCGTTGGGACTAACCAGCTTCCTATGCGACTGAAAGAGGTTGCTGCAACAATTCTTGCTAATGTTGTTAGCTCGGACTATGATTTTGATTCGATCTTGGTTGGACCTGATCAGCAAACGCTAGTCTCCGAAGACATTGTCCATAACCTACTACATCTCATTAGCAACACTGGACCAGCAATCGAGAGCAAGCTTCTCCAGGTTCTTGTTGGACTCACTAGCTCTCCTTCAACTGTTCTGAGTGTTGTTGCCGCCATTAAAAGCTCCGGTGCCATTATTAGTTTGGTGCAGTTTACTGAGGCTCCACAAAAGGAATTGCGTGTGGCTTCCATTAAACTTCTCCAGAACCTCTCCCCACATGTGGGTCAGGAGCTAGCTGATGCCCTACGTGGCACAGTGGGCCAACTTGGAAGCCTAATTAAAGTCATATCAGAAAATATTTCAATCACTGAAGAGCAAGCAGCAGCCATTGGCCTCTTAGCTGAACTTCCGGAGAGGGATCTAGGCCTTGCCAGGCAAATGCTAGATGACGGTGCCTTTAAGCTGATACATTCTAGAGTAGTTAAAATCCGCCAAGGGGGGAGTAAGGGTGGCCGCTTTGTGACGCCATTTTTAGAAGGACTTGTACGAGTTCTAGCAAGGGTTACGCTTGTGTTGGCCGATGAGCAAGATGCAGTCGCTCTGTGCCGTGAACTTAATCTTGCTACACTTTTCATTGAACTTGTACAGGCCAATGGACTGGAGAATGTGCAGATGAGTTCAGCAGCTGCATTGGAGAACTTATCACAAGAATCCAAAAATTTGACAAGATTGCCCGAGTTGCCTACACCTGGTTTCTGTGCTTCAGTTTTTCCATGTTTTAGCAAACAACCTGCCATAAATGGATTGTGTCGGCTTCATCGTGGGACGTGTTCACTTAGAGAAAGTTTTTGTCTCCTGGAGGGACATGCTGTGGAAAAGTTGGTAGCTCTTCTCGACCACACAAACGAGAAGGTGGTTGAAGCAGCACTTGCAGCACTCTCTACTTTGTTGGATGACGGGGTTGATATTGGACAAGGGGTTATGGTGTTGTGTGAAGCAGAGGGTGTGAAGCCTATTCTTGACGTGTTGTTAGAGAAACGGACAGAGAATCTGAGGAGGAGGGCAGTCTGGGTAGTTGAAAGACTATTGCGGAGTGATGAGATAGCCTATGAAGTTTCTGGAGATCCGAACGTGAGCACCGCACTTGTTGATGCCTTCCAGCATGGTGACTATCGAACGCGGCAGATTGCTGAACATGCCCTGAAGCACGTTGACAGGTTACCAAACTTCTCTGGTGTCTTTCCGAACGCAGGATAG